In Setaria viridis chromosome 5, Setaria_viridis_v4.0, whole genome shotgun sequence, the genomic stretch GTTGAGATCGGAAGGTAGCTAGCGGCTTCGATCGCCACCCGTCTATGGacagggaggggcggcggcccgtcgtcggcgaatctgcggcggccgcggaggccaTGGACGACGACGTCTCctcgtctccggcggcggcggaggccatgcACGACGACGGCTCCttgtctccggcggcggcggaggccatggACGACGACGGCTCCTCGTCTCCGGCGTCGTACATCAGACTGGTACGCAAGTGCTTTCGCGCGATCTGCTGCCGTGCATTGAGAATTTGAGATACACGGCATGCATGGTGATATTTAAGCATGGTGATGATATATGTAAGCGAAACCTTAATTATAATATGCAGGTGCAGCATCTGATCGAGAAGTGCATCTGCTACAGCATGAACAAGGAGGAGTGCATGGTGACGTTGGAGAAGCACGCCAACATCCAGCCCGTCATCACATCCACCGGTATTGTCCTAGCtgcatgttcttcttcttcatcttccattgCATCCCTGCAAGCGATTAGACGAGGGCATTTCCCGAAACTTGCTAGTCCAGTAGTCCTATTATATTGTTGATTTCTTCTTTGCGTTGATAGTTTGGAAGGAGCTGGAGAAGGAGAACAGGGAGTTCTTCGAGACGTACAGGAAGGAGAACAGGGAGTTCTTCGAGACGTACAAGAAGGATCGGCCGGGAGAAGAGTCGACGCAGAAGAATCCATCCGACGAGAAGCCTTCCGCTCCCAAGAGCTCAGAGCctcagacgacgacgacgacgacgaggagcagCCTTCCGCTCCCAAGAGctcagacgacgacgacgactaggACTCGGTCGTAACGATGGTGCACAGCAGGTACATATATCTAGAGGCTAGTATATGCATGGAGTGGTGGCTAGCTAGCATATAGGTACAGTGTATATCACTGCCAGCATCACCATTCACCAGTGTACGTAGTACTAGTAATTTGCATTGCGTATAGTGTGCGCGTACGTCGTAGGAGCTAGCCTGCATGGTCTCGCATAAATAACATTATTATCGGGCAGATGACTATTACACAGCACGGCCGGCATGCAGGCGGTACCGTGGTGGCTGTACAGATCTTTTGCATGCACGTGGGGCCCTGCACACGCGGCGGGAGAATGTTCAACCAGCGAGGTGCGAGGACCCCGACCCGTCTGTGTGAAGGAGGACAGGTTCCTGTCTGAAAAAAGACGCGTCGCTCTTGCCCGGTGTCCCCAGCGCGGTGCCCTCCGCGCTCGCCGTGCGGCCGGGCTCCGCCGATCACACCAGGCCAAAACTAAAGCTCCCGAGATTTCCCCCCCGCTTCCTTTTCGGCGCCGGGGCGGGAGCGCGACGTCTACGGCGGCCGCGAGCGCCGTGGAGACGGATGGCCAGCTCCCAGGGGTGCGCGTGCGCGTGCCGCCTTGTTTGGTCGGTAGCGCGGCGGCTTCGATCGCCTGCAGAGCGTGGGTCCAAGGATTACGCGTCTCCTGTGTGACCGGTGCTGGCGGATCGCCAGATGGGATGCACCCGCGACGCCATGCGTCGTCGGCCACACACGAGGTGGCTCGATCTGGCTTCGGGAGTTAACTGGAATCAAGTCACCGTCGTCGGCTCCAGCCGGCGGCCGATCGATGGCTCCGATCCGCccgggcgacggcgacggccacggCGACCGTGTCGACGAGTGCGTAGGTGTATTTAGGCAACGTGAATTATACAACGTATGGAGCTTTCATACGTAGAGgccgtcaggactcaggagcaCAGCTGGTGGAACCGACGGATACGGGAGCTGGCGCTGACGTGCCCGCTTCGTTGGCTGCTGCTGGCCACCGGCCGCGCTGTGGCTGTGGTCTCCCTTCGCCGATCGTTCCTACCCCAGTGCATACGGCTGTACGCATACGTCCTTGTCGGCCTGCCAGATGGAACTTTCTTTCAGGCACCGGCGCTACCTAGCTTCACGCACGGTTTTCTCACGCTTCTTCTCGTGTGCGCTGCTATCACACAGATGCCGGTCTGCATCGATGTGGTGCCATGTGTTGTTTCCCTCGAACAGAAAAGAGAGAATCTATCGAGCGCTTCTGTGGTGAAACACAATATCCTAGCTAGTTATGCGTACACACAGTTTTGCTCGTGTGGAACGAGGAAAGTTTATCAAGCGTAAGCAGGGCCGCCAAACTCCGTGGAATGGATCAATGGGGTTGGCCGGATTTCCGTCTCGTCTTGTCTTGCAGTCTTGTTGGTCACACGTTGTTGAGGAACGGTAGCGGCAGGCTACCAACCGCTCAAGAGTACCCAACAGGCCAACATCCCGGTGCACAATTTAAGCTAAGCAGAAGAGGCCCGGCCTGCAGCGTAATTGGTCCCGAGCCCCAACAGCTCTTCCTTTCTCCGTTGCGCAGTCACTGAACCGCCGTCTGCGCCGCTGCAAACAGGCCCGCCATACAGCATCGCCACCGCCGGGgactagggatggcaacgggcacaAATTACCCTCTAAATTTGGGTGAAGAAAATCCTCGTTTCCTGTCAAAAAAGGGTGAATTTGGGATCAGGACATGAGAAACATGTGGAAGATTTCGGATTGCTATGAACAGGTGGGCTAGTCGCAAAGCTGTATGCAAGGTATCTTGACAAAGCTTGCGGCATTGCGTACATTAGCGCAGAGCGAGTCCACAGTCCACACTCGCGGTATCATCATCACTACTACGAAACGTGCAACTCGTCAGACACTGATTGGATGACCCAAGGCATTGACTAAATCAAGGCTGTATACATTACTCCAGAAGAAATACACAGCTCAGTTGTCGGTCTTCAGGAAACCAGATATAACACAAGAAAAGAGCTGAAGACCGGTATAAAAGAGGCCCTCATCACTGATCACTGGCATGAGATTCTTGTACTAGAAATCACACTGCAATCTACCAGGGTCCAGAGCATCGCCGCTGCGGCACTCGAGAATGCACTCATGTTCCCATCGCATGTACCCCAATGGTTTCCTACGACGGCTGATGAGACGAGCACCAGGTCTTCCTGCGGCTACGAACCCGTGTATTTCCCCCTGCTCTAAACTTGCAAGCTAGTTCTCGTGGGACAGAGCGTGCTCGGGCCGGTGGGTGAACTCATAATCGAGGTGCACGAAGGCGCGCTCGATCTCTggcagccgctccagcttctccTGCAGGGCCTCGCCAATGTCGTGCGCCTCCCGGAGCGGCATGTCCGACGGCAGCACGATGTCCACTTCCACGAAGTAGTGGGAGCCGAACGTGTAGGCGCGCACCGTGTCGATGTGCCGCACGGCCTTGTGGTGGTTCCAGCACAGGTACGTCAGCTTCTGGAGGTACTCCGGCGAGGCCGACTGCCCCACCAGGGAGTGCACGTTCTCCAGCACTGTCATAGACCATGTTCTGATTGTGTAGATTGCAAGCTGCAATGAAAGAGGTAGGCTGTCAGCATCTGAAATTTGCATTCTGGAGAAATGGGCTACTGTGAGTAATGCTCACGTATGGGTATGGAATGCTTGTAAGTGCAATAGCTGCCTATCCAGAATTCCAATTGAGGAGTCACAGTAAGTCATTGCTTATCCTTTGATCATGCTACAATCAATGAGTTAATCTTCTAttaattttttctttcaaaagctAGGTATTCTATTTTTAAAGACAATGGCCACTAGACCAGTCAAAATGATTTTAGGTGCTAAGCTAGATCCTGGAGCCTACCAATCAGGAACTGAAGCCAGTCAGTGGCTCAGGTTCACCCAAACAATGTTTATTAGATGTCATAAAAACTTGGGTGAATCACTAAGTGCACATCATAGAACCTTTTTAGACCAAACTAATAATTATTGGACTAGGGATATACTCCGATGCTACTTATACTGCATATTGATCAGTGAGAATAAAGATAAAAACTTCTCTTGTACTTACAATGATTGCACCAACTGGGTCGATCCAGCCATCAATATAattggcaagtagtgcagcaacTAGACCAATTACATTGGTAATGACATCGAAAAAGTGATCCTGTGCATATGCCTTGACGATTTCATTTGTGAACGAGCGGCAATATATAACCAGGGCAAGTTTCACCAATGTCACCGAGAGCATGATGTCCACAACCCACTTTTCCTGCTGGCTTGTTAAGCTGAATTCATCTCCCTGGAGAATGAGATCTGAGATAGTTACCGAGGGCAAAACAAGAATATGATCTACGGAAGTAGCGTACCATTAAGTGCAAGAAAAAAATTTACTATTAAATAGCAAAAAAACAGAAGCATTTGTTTGCTGCAAATAATTTGGGTGTGCCGTGAAGGATAAAAACAGGGCATCTCAATTGCATACACTGATGTCTTTGTTAGTTGTTACTGATAGAAAAAAAGTTCAGACTACTAATATTGAATTGCGACTcaggaaaaaatgaaaattctAAGAAGTTTCTAGTCAAAAGGAAACTGAAAATACATtttgtttgggactgcttgctGGTTTCTCCATCATCCGATCCACAAGGAAACCAAAAGCAAAGGAATTTAAGCGTGGACCGAGAGAGAGACTTACATCAGACGCCAATGACCGTACTGATTCTAGAATGATCTGAAGGCCAAGAGTTGCCATAACAGAAGCAAAAACAAGTATTCCCTGAAAAAAATATTACAATAAATAGTAGAGTGAAAAATAACTGCAAAATTCAAGGAAAAACAGCttgaaattaaattaaatagATTAGAGGACTCCAAACAAAGTTTTAAATTTATCATTGGACTAATGCCCAGAGATGCATTAGAAGCGAGGAACATCATTTCGGACTATTCAATTTCATAAATCACAAGCTGTCATTTTTTGCATCTTCCCATTATATGTACTTTCTGGAAGAGCATTGTTTAAGCATTCAATATTTCCTTTCTGAACAAATTTCTGCGTGTGCTTTCATGTTGACATAACAATAACACCATGTTAAGTAACTCATACATGTAATGCATACTGAACATTGAGATGGCCGAATGGAACAGTGTT encodes the following:
- the LOC117857208 gene encoding uncharacterized protein, with product MDREGRRPVVGESAAAAEAMDDDVSSSPAAAEAMHDDGSLSPAAAEAMDDDGSSSPASYIRLVQHLIEKCICYSMNKEECMVTLEKHANIQPVITSTVWKELEKENREFFETYRKENREFFETYKKDRPGEESTQKNPSDEKPSAPKSSEPQTTTTTTRSSLPLPRAQTTTTTRTRS
- the LOC117857207 gene encoding metal tolerance protein 5, with protein sequence MAGAAAAADGVEGEELLLLSAVEAGNGGGGAHAAAEESWRLNFEGFRPPEAHQQERPPTGALHHCLGVLAQGPEDVVAEYYQQQVEMLEGFNEMDTLTDRGFLPGMSKEEREKVARSETLAIRLSNFANMVLFAAKVYASVRSGSLAIIASTLDSLLDLLSGFILWFTAFSMQTPNPYRYPIGKKRMQPLGILVFASVMATLGLQIILESVRSLASDGDEFSLTSQQEKWVVDIMLSVTLVKLALVIYCRSFTNEIVKAYAQDHFFDVITNVIGLVAALLANYIDGWIDPVGAIILAIYTIRTWSMTVLENVHSLVGQSASPEYLQKLTYLCWNHHKAVRHIDTVRAYTFGSHYFVEVDIVLPSDMPLREAHDIGEALQEKLERLPEIERAFVHLDYEFTHRPEHALSHEN